ttttttggggttttgttttcactcaaGTGATGCCTGGAGCTGCAGAAGCAAGAGTGAAGTGGCATGAGAGgcgatttttttttaaatagggcATGTATGGTGGCTGAAAGCtgctaaaaataatttccatgCATACCCATGATATGCGTTTCTCGAAGCCTTCTTGTTATACAAACACTGTGctatttcaatgtgtttgtttaaattgaCTTCGTTGTTCAATTTTTCTCTTATAAATTGTGCTTTATTAACAGAACTGCATCAgggaattattaataataataataatattattattattgggctaCCGAGGGAGTCAGTTGGTGGGAGGGGGTAGTTTCTCTGTAGCTGCTGTTGCATTTTGAGAAACTGCTGCTCTGTGGAGTCTACATTCAGATTGTTTGATAGGTTGAAATAGTTTTGCGGGCTTCCTCCTTTTGATACTTCTGATACCAATAGCTGGATGATACATCAGTCCATCCCTAATGAAGAGCCATCAgacatttaatgttttatgaatagtcAAGTTTGACATTATCCTTCATCTGCCCCTTATGCAGGAAGGCCGTGGTCTGAGAAACTCCACAGCCGTGTTGACACTGTGCGTGTGTTTATTCTAGACACGGCCCACTGGTCCCCATCCAGATGCGATTGCTCAGATGACTTAAAAGTGAGTAACACTTTTGTGACTTGTTGACTTTgttgttcttatttttaaatttctctCCTCCAAACTCTAACCCTCTCCCCTGGGAGTTTCTGTTTCATATCAAGAGCGGAGTCAGAAACAAGAGTCAGCCGCACACAGCATGCAGGCAGACTCTCTTGACCTGCTGACCCTGGAAACAAATCCAGAGCAGGAAACCAGACTGgcttacttttctttttcttcttttctagaACAAATTCATCACCCTCTTTCAGTGGCAGAGTGGCGTGGCAGAAAGCCCCAGACACAGCAAACAGCCTGACCCAGCTTTAATCTGAATCATGCCTAaccaaacaaataattaataaatgaataaatacataaatgtacgCGTTTACACTGGCAGTCTTGCCCGTCTGCAGCAGTGTTGAGCGACACCGAGACGCATAACTGGACGAGTTATAAGCGTGGGTAATGTGGGGGGGACAGGGGAGCACCGTGGAGACGGCAaccgcacagacacacacaagatGTGAGAGAGACATGCAAGGGGGAATTGGATTTTCCAGTTTTAGTGTATCTGGATTTTAtctattattgtcattatgaTTACCAttggtattattttaattgtctttattataataataattactgttattattactactcCCTTTCTGTTACATAAACAATGTAAAAGCTTTGGCAAAACATtccttgtcatgccaataaagcaaatttGAGTTGAGAGAGTACAAAACCTACAACTACAAAAACAGGCGTACAGCTACAGAGGCACGAGGCAGCCCTGGACAGTGAGAGTGGCGGAGAGAGCGAGTCAGATGGACAAAGTGACAACAGTCTGCTCAAGGCTCCCACACCAAGGGGCGGGGCTAAAGACAGCACAGCTGCAACCTCTGGCACCAGATGTggctgtgggggggggtggagaggtAGAAGGGAGAGTGAGGGGGGGCACACAGATCTTCACAGAAGCATCTCTATTATTAAACTCCAAGGCAGGGCCTGTTGGTTGACCGGTTCAGACTCAGTGACAACTGGCAcaagagcagcagcagcgcaGAGTAACAGGAGTCGGAACTCACATGTCAACCACAAAAGACAAACGAAGCTGTGCGCGCACACATGCTCTCTCACGCATGGCCACGCGCGCACACATTCATACTTGCGGGTGTGCACACATacgggaaaggaaaaaaaaaataccacaaCAATTTTAGGATtctaaatgagaaacagagaaaATGGGGTTATGACAGCAACCGCAGACCAGgactccagagagagagagagagagttctgtGGGTGTGACGTCACTAACTGTAACACAAGAAGGCTCTTCCTCTACCATCGACAACAGTGACACACAGACTCTCCCTCAAACTGCACAGATATTCCACCACAAGAATTCAATCTACAATCCCCCTCCATACACAAACTCATTCCACCGAggaagttgtgtgtgtgtgtgtgtgtgtgtggaggggagaTTCGGCAGTACCTGTACTCGGCGCCCCAGCCCTTCACAAAGCTCATTCGGATTGTGCACATGCGGGTCAGCTGGTACACGGCCTCAAAGCCCTGGTTCACGGATtgggccagcagtgctgcgAACTCCTGGTTGTTGAAGATTTTGAGGTTGCAGCCTGAGAGAGACCGAGAGACGCAGACATGTCAGCTCACCGgcaaaggaggaggaggaagtctataaatgtgtaaatggataaacaaacaaaagagactctgctgtgtatgtgtgggaGGCGCCGTGCCATCTCTCAGCCCAgcgtgcgcatttctgttgctTGTGCTCAGGAGCATACCTGTGCAGTCCAGTGCTCCTCCTGTGAAAACACAGTGCTGCCGGGCCATAGTTGCCAGAAGCAGGTACACACGTGCGAGAGGCTGCATATCAGTTCCACATCATgacctgcatgtctgtgtgtgagtgtgtataggAGAGCACATGTGTGTAGGGTGTATGCACACGTGTCTTAGCCCAGAGgctgcccccccctccccccaccccctacacTCACCAGGGGGGATCTTGCACACCGTGGCTGGGTGCCAGCCGTACCGCTGGTTGCAGTTGGGACTCTGGACGAAGATGGCGCTGTCACTGAGGCACTCGGCAAACACCTCTCCACCGATGTAGTACAGCCGCACGCCCCGGCCtgagcacacagacagacagacaatcaCCACACCTGCAGACGCACACTACACGGCTCGCAGACCGGAATGAGCTCTGCATCTCTGCCAGCAGACATTTCAGTTGGATGTCTTACAAACATCTTTGTGTCGGGACAGCTGGTGTGGGTTCAGCCCTGCAGTCGGTGTGTCACAGGGGGTTTGAGCCAGATAGTGTTTTGTGGTGTGGTAGGGCTCCGTTTCCTGCCCCTCACTTGAAGCCATGTTTGTTACTGTAGGCCCGATGCAGTGTGTCGCTGTGGTGGAGTGGATATTGGTGTACAACCAGTGTCACGGTGCATTACCGATGTGCCGGCGGGTGAGCTCCACGGCGGCGTTGCGGTTGACGTTGGACAAGAGGCCCAGGCAGAAGCGCTCTGAGTTGGAGGGGTCAGTGAAGCCGTCCACAGTCAGCGAGGGCTGCGAGGCGTGGAAGGTCTCGCCCACCCGCTGGTTCAGCTCGTAGTACGATATGGAGCACCAGAATGCAGGCTCACAGTACGTCACGGGCTGCAGGTCTGAAAGAGAGGGGCAGAGGGGAAGGTGATGCCCATTGTTAGATTTATCATTTTGATGTGCCTTGGGTTTGTTATTCCCCCTCCCACCACTTGCTGTCTCATGGCTGTTACAGACATTTGTGACCATCACTATCGTATCGGcattgagaaagagagagaaaaggggaaAGGGAACGAGATAAGAGGACAAGCTACATTGTGAAAAACAGGTTAAAAGATAATGGAGAGGTGGGGGGAAAGAGAAAATATAAGAACAGAGGTTGAGAGGTGGAGTCAGGGGGCAGAGACAGCAAGTTGATGTCAGTGTCTGGCAGCAGCCCCCAGTCTGCCTGTGCTGCAACGGGCACAGCAGGGCCACAGGTGCTGGCAAGTAGAGCACTGGAGCAGACTGGGGCCACAGCCCAGGACCTGCGACTTCCAGCCCTGGCCTCTGCAGCACCAGCAGACTCCTCCACAGCCCCCTTTGGCAGCAGACTAAGAGCTGgaaactgaaaaatacaaatatacatatcgacactaacacacacacacacaaactgttcCGCTACAGATACAGCTGCGGCAGTCCTTTTTGCCACCAGATATTTACTATTAATATCTCGGCCAGCGGGCCCTGGCTAGCCTCTGCAGTGTGATGCTAACAAACAGGATATCAGTATTAATATTAGCGTAGACTGGCTGGATCTTGGCACTGGTCTTGACTCAGATGGGAACAAGACAAAGGCTCTATTCATGGGCAGTGGCGGGAGGGGGGCTGGGGCTGCAGACACTGTGACAGCCCCCCTCTCCAGCACACTTCGCCGGCTCCTGCTCCACACGTGGAAGCTCCCCACATATAAAACCTGACATCTCCTAGAATTTCACAGCTGGAAAACAGTTTGACAAAGAGGTAATCTGTCAAATTAACAGCACAATTAAGGACTCGGGTTCACCAGAACAAGTAAGCCCAGAGGCTGCAGTTCCACGGATATTTATCAATCATATTCCTGGTTATTAGATTTAAAGCTCTCTGGCCTGACCCAACCTTCATACGGATTCACGGATACACGCACAACGCACACACTGTTCTCCTTCCTTACCCAGATTGTTGTGTGCCGGTGAAACCGGGTTGGGGGACAGGTTCGGAGAGCCTGTGGATTAAAATAGAGAAAGAGACATGGCTGAAATAGAAATCCTGTTTCTACTCACAGGTGAATCGGGGCAACACGTTTCTTTTTTAAGGAAGAACATCCAAATATGCATCTGTCAGGCAAGAAAATCATGGCCATTGAGGGGCCCAGAGCAGCGCACACTGGTGGAGCCTCGGCCCTCCCAGCAGACCCCTGTAATGATCTTCCTGCCCACACACAGTCCTCACAGCCTCCCAAGCTTAAACTTTTTCAAATGTGCAGGACCCCTAACTCAGGTCCAATGCCAGCAATCACTGCAgagattttttcttctttaaaactTCTTTATTTTTGCTTCCCGTTCTCATGTCAAGACACAGGCAGCACGGTACGAGTGGTCTCCTTAGCAACGGCTGACACCGGCGCCCTGTGGAAGCACAGTGGACAATGAAGAGCGAGAGAAGGGGGGGAGCGATGGCAGACTTCTCACCTGCATCCATACTGTGGTTCATCTGATGGTCACTCGTCTCGCCATCCTCGCTGAGGTAGCCCGGCGGAGGGGTCTCTGAAATACACACAGAAAGACGACAGACTGTGAGTGATCTCATGTAAGAAGCAAGCGGAGACCCAAGAAAGGTGTGGCCCAGTGTGCTCCTGTGGCAGCTGGAGGTAAACTGACACCTGTCCAGGATCGGGTGGTTAAAAACTGGTTTTAAAACAAAGGAGGCGGGCGCCTTTTAAGGGCCGGAAGCTGCCAGCCCAGCCACCCCAGCCAAAGCCGGACAGGAAGTGGTCCAGTCTCTCCATGAGCAGTGGGATGCAGGATGTGGGAAGCCGCTGAAGTCCGGTCAGTGACTGCAGCTTTGCACCTGTATGGGCCCCCTGTGCCCCCAACCCCCCATCCCGTGTCAGGACACTCATCCACAGAGAAGCTGCTTCTCAAGCCAGGCCAactgactggctggctggcagacacccctctctctctctgtccgtctctccATTGCCTGCCTACACCCACTCTCCAACCTTCCCAGACAGCAGTAATGTTTAACAGGACAGAGTGACGGAGGCGGCGGTCTGGTCAGGTCACCAGGAGCTCTGACTGCTGGCAGTGCAGTCTTCAGACAGACATGGCTGCTGACCAAGCCACTCAGACAGCTTCAGAAAGAGTGACTGTATCCCCGATCCAGTCCAGGTATCGCCAGCATACACCTCTGCTGGCAGACAGGCACGTGACCCCTTTCCTACTCTCTGTCCATCTATGCCTTggtccccctctctccctctccctctccctctctccccatgTCTCTCAGTCTCTTCCTTTAATCTCTCACTTATGGTCTCTCTACCCCCCCCTTCCAAACTGTCCCCCATCCTTCCTCCCTTCACTTTTTCACTCTCCCTCCATTTCAgtctgctctcctcctcttctcaCTTACCCATCTCTCCCCCTAAATTCCCCTGTCCCATGTGCCTTTTGATTGTCTCCCCTCCTGTACTCACCGGGGATGTAGTTGCTCTGGGGCTCGATGCCAGCAGGGAAGTTGGTGTTCTCGGGGATGGAGTGGCTGTAGTCATCGAGGGGCGGGAACTCACTGGGGATCTCAGTGTGCCTGGGCACCAGCACAGGCGGGAGAACTGCAAGGACACGCACACACCAATATTAGACACTAGAACCAGACACACAGCTCTCTCATGCTGCAAACGCAGACCCACACAACCCTGCCACCCCCACAGCGGGGTGTCTGCCCAGTTACCTGGCGTCTCCACCCGCTGGTAGTGGTAGGGGTTGACGCACACCTCATCCTTCTTCATGTGGAAGGCGAACTCGCACAGCTCGACTGCGCGGAGCTCGTGGTGACTCTGCAGGTCCGGCCAGCGCCACAGCCGGCAGTAGATCACATGGGGCAGCCCCTTCCTGTGCGACACCTGGAGCCGCCCATCCAGAGACCTGCAGAACACAGACACACCGACACGTGAGGCCCTGACAGCAGCACAAACCCTAACCAGACCTCCAAATCTACACCCACTTCAGTTAAGTCAGTCGAAAACCAACACTAACATGAAGGAAAACCTGACCTTACTGGGGACGCTAACCCAACGCTACATTTTATGTAATTGAATGAATGCATAATTTAACAAAATCACTCAAAATATCAATATGATATAAGTCCTACCGAATTACAACTCTGTATATCTGGAAAGGCGCAGGTTTCGCACAGAGACTAAGAGGGTGACAGCTTGGATGTGGTCtagtcctgtgttttgttttagagtTTATAATGGGGAGGGCAGTCAGGAGGGCTTGGTGTGCATCACCAAAGTGAATGTTAAGCAACTGTGACTGAGGATTGCTGCCCCCGACAGCAGCCAAGCCTTGAAGCTTGTGCCAGCCTCTGGATCTCGGCAGATAATACAGAAATACCGTCTCACACGCTTTCGGCAGTAGTCAGCAAATAAAACATCATCTCTGGCATTGAATGACACAAAGCACCGTCCTGACAGAAGCACTTTACTGTGGAAGGGAAGAGAGGCGGCTCAGCTCGCCAGCCCGGCTGCCTCTTCAGTATTGTAGTGCCGAGCactctgggggtgggggggggagcgCATGTTGTGGCAGCCCATGCTGCAGCCCACTACTGTACTACAAAGGGGAGAACATGTGGTTTCAATCGGATTCTCAGAGTAAGATTTTACTCCCCTGGCGATTGCTGAAGGAGCGAAAAAGCAGAAACCCGAGACCATGGAGACCCACCCCCCATTAAACACTGGAGCCTCGGTACACTTTCACCAGTCTGATGATAGAGACAGGCActtcctgtttgtgtgtttgtgtgtgtgtgtgtgtgtgtgtgtgtgtgtgtgtgtggacaatACAATACTCCTGGTGTAAATCAGACCTGGAGAAGGAAGACAGCCCAGAATTTACAGAGGTACTCTGCATCCTTGAAAATTAAGAAATGCatttagtcagtcagtcaaacGAGAAGTTACTCAATCTCAGCCTGtttggttttatagtttttttgttcagttttgttttgtgtaagtAGTGCAGAAGCCAGCGCACGCACTGTAATCATGTGTAACCGTGCCTAAAAATACACGCATGTGAATTCCTGCCCGGCCACCTCAGCCCTCTAATCCACATCGTCGTTTCATTTCCCCCATTAAGCACACACTGGATCAAAGACAGGGTCTCTTCACTGACACCCGCGGGCCAGAGGAGGAGGTCTGCACAGGGTCCCTGAACAGCAGAGCGATTTCCTATCCTCGCACTTCACACACCAGTGAGCAGGCAGCCATCGTAAAGAATTAAGGGTAATGGGGCCGAGGCAGCTCCATCCACCCCTGTATAAAGCTGTGCTGCTCTGCCCTGGAGCTGAGCCTCCCAGCTCAGGCCTGCCCCCAGCCCCCGCCTCCCCGGCAGCAAGAGCACAAAACACTGCGCCAGGGAGACAAGAAGTGGGGTGGGGATCAGACTCTTGGAGCAATGCACCACAAGAGGCCAAACTAGTAAGGACGAAAGCCCCACTCTCACCCCCGACCATCACATCTGTCATAACCCACCCCACGTGGTCCCCTGCCAAATGTTTCAGAAGCTCAGGTATCCATAGCCACAGAAGCTGGTGCACCGCCGGCTCTCTGCAGACCATTGGCATGGTTCTTGCTCATCTCACAGCACTGTCAGCAGCATCACAGAGAGGTGGTTTGGGAGATGCACTGGTTGGCTGTTGGGCGGGTGGTAAGCTTCTGCACTGCTGTACCCGCGATGGCTGATGCGTCGGTCTTGCGATTACGCCGATGGCCACAAAAGGAAATCTCTGGCTTAGATCAAGCGGCTCAGTGCCTGTCCCTGAGCAGGGCAGTCCGAGGAGAGCACAGCAAAAAGTCTGGCCCGATCCATGGGGATTAAACAGACCCCCATACTGAAGATCACTTGAAGGGTCCAATGCAGGAATGAGGGGGGACTTGGGAGCAATGGGATGACAGAGCTGATGCTGCCtccccctgcctgccctgggGTGTCAGgctccagctcctccagcttGCGGACACAGGTTACAACACGTTGGACACTCCTGAGGGCAGCGTCATGGTGTCCCCCTCTCGGAGTTCAGTCCCCTCCCCGCAGCCGGGCACGGGAACACATACACAGAGGAGGAACTCTCCACATGGACAGACCTCTACCCAGTGTGTGAGCTGCCTTAAATTTGTCATTAACtccccccacactcacactcggTTATCCCTGGCATGGGGACGGACACAATGCCAGCGTCTCAGACCATGCCTCTGGGAATGGTGGGCTGTGGTAAAGCAGAGCAAAGGGGGGAGTAGGGCTGGAGCAAGTCCCCCCCCTTTAATTCAACCCTCCTCCGACCACAGCACCCACAGGACTTCATTCgactttttttcttgttttgttttttaattgcagttGGTTCCCAGTTCATACTCTAGTGCCAGCTCCATGTTTATGAAAGGGGATTGGgattatagaacaggaagtgaccCTAAACcagcaggggaggggaggggtagGATGAGATGGGTGTCTAATCCCCTCCTCACCCTCTGCCTGCTGTCAGTGGGGTGGCTGCAGCTTGCCACTCCCCCTGCACCATAATCCCAAGAGCAGCACAAACCGCCATGCTGAGCACGTCTGGGCCGGCGGGCCGGCGGGCAGTCTGAGCCCCCAGGCAGCTCTGCACATGAGGTGGACACACTGGGGATCCAACAGCCTCCAGACCAGCAAGGTGGTGAAAATACCCGGCTCCCTCAACAACCTCTGAACAGGTGGCATCCCCAAAAACCAGAGAGCACAATAGCatattacacatacatacatacatacatacatacatacataaagacaAAATTTAAACACTTACAAGCCAAACAAGCCTAGCGGAATATGTGATGCACACTGTTAAACCACCATTACCACCAACCACCCCCCCAATTCCCTGCCCTTTCAGGGTCAGGGCAAATCTAGAACGAAAACTAGAACAACCAAAAGCAGCCGTCAACGAAGTGACTGTGGCCGACTGCGCAAAGTCACTGCAGCTGTGTAGATCTCAGCCCCCTCTGTGTGCCCCCCCCAGCccttcctctccccctccccgtCCCTCTTTCAGCTTGTGGTGCAGAGGGATCGGGTACGCAGCCTGCACATTCTCCACCAGCCACACTCTGCTATAGCGAtcagcccccccgcccccctcccACTCTTGATACAGATCCACCAGTGACATCATCCCACAGCCCCGTGCTGCCCAGTGGGGCCCAAACACAGTCTGCCTGACCACACAGGGAAGGAAACCAGACTGACACCCACTGAATAGCAGCCCACTCCACTCCGGGGGACTCGGTGTGAAA
The genomic region above belongs to Amia ocellicauda isolate fAmiCal2 chromosome 4, fAmiCal2.hap1, whole genome shotgun sequence and contains:
- the smad3b gene encoding mothers against decapentaplegic homolog 3b, which translates into the protein MSSILPFTPPIVKRLLGWKKGEQNGQEEKWCEKAVKSLVKKLKKTGQLDELEKAITTQNINTKCITIPRSLDGRLQVSHRKGLPHVIYCRLWRWPDLQSHHELRAVELCEFAFHMKKDEVCVNPYHYQRVETPVLPPVLVPRHTEIPSEFPPLDDYSHSIPENTNFPAGIEPQSNYIPETPPPGYLSEDGETSDHQMNHSMDAGSPNLSPNPVSPAHNNLDLQPVTYCEPAFWCSISYYELNQRVGETFHASQPSLTVDGFTDPSNSERFCLGLLSNVNRNAAVELTRRHIGRGVRLYYIGGEVFAECLSDSAIFVQSPNCNQRYGWHPATVCKIPPGCNLKIFNNQEFAALLAQSVNQGFEAVYQLTRMCTIRMSFVKGWGAEYRRQTVTSTPCWIELHLNGPLQWLDKVLTQMGSPSIRCSSVS